The proteins below are encoded in one region of Williamwhitmania taraxaci:
- a CDS encoding IS30 family transposase codes for AVEALSPLAHQMHTITADNGKEFAAHQVIAEKLQINFYFARPYHSWERGANENANRLVRQYFPKKTDFKTITQEQVQWVEDILNSRPRKRLGFISPLLTYNQLTQVAFVS; via the coding sequence CTGCAGTGGAGGCGCTATCCCCGTTGGCACACCAAATGCACACTATTACCGCTGATAATGGAAAGGAGTTTGCAGCACATCAGGTTATTGCCGAAAAGTTGCAAATAAATTTTTACTTTGCACGGCCATACCACAGCTGGGAGCGCGGCGCTAACGAGAATGCAAACCGCTTGGTAAGGCAGTATTTCCCGAAGAAAACGGACTTTAAAACGATAACACAAGAGCAGGTTCAGTGGGTCGAAGATATTCTTAACAGTCGGCCTAGAAAAAGGCTAGGGTTTATCTCTCCCCTCTTAACATATAATCAGTTAACCCAAGTTGCATTTGTGAGTTGA